In one window of Catellicoccus marimammalium M35/04/3 DNA:
- a CDS encoding DUF2075 domain-containing protein — MEYKIDTYDFDKNLKNEIENNDSINEWPVVYMIHGKNEMYIGETNDVNMRMNQHLSTKERYTKLNRVNIISNEKFNKSAILDLEALLIEYISADGRYKLQNRNGGQSKNHKYYQKDMYLDSFENLWKQLMEKKLVNHTLEEIKNTDLFKYSPYKTFTNQQNSIVKSIINKILNDHNSNHKNFIIEGGAGTGKSVLAVYLVKQLTDIFKEKNIDVNIALVVPVKSLRKTYKEVFGQIYGLKKSMVVSPTETFKKDYDILIVDEAHRLKRRFGLTNYKSFDNNNKKIKDENGTELDWILNNSKYSIFFYDRGQSVLPSDVRSSQFRKIMTKDNIYKLDTQMRVIAGDEYINFINELFKDNNLYRLNQYSIKDYDLKLFTNLDNMINSIKKLDDEYGLCRIVAGYSWDWKTKELTYKEAIEKDIYDIVIGNTKLIWNKKDEDWINSENSINEVGCIHTVQGYDLNYVGVIFGKEIDYIDGHFVIYKDNYKDKKGKLKATEISLKDYEASLKEYIIKIYKVLLSRGIKGCYIYCVNPGLREYFSKAFDIASH, encoded by the coding sequence ATGGAATATAAAATAGATACATATGATTTTGATAAAAATTTAAAAAATGAAATAGAAAATAATGATAGCATTAATGAATGGCCAGTTGTATATATGATACATGGTAAAAATGAAATGTATATAGGAGAGACAAATGATGTAAATATGCGTATGAATCAGCATTTGTCTACAAAAGAACGATATACAAAATTAAATCGAGTAAATATCATTTCTAATGAAAAGTTTAACAAATCTGCAATCCTAGATTTAGAAGCTTTATTAATTGAATATATTTCCGCAGATGGTAGATATAAGTTACAAAATAGAAACGGTGGTCAAAGTAAAAATCATAAATATTATCAAAAAGATATGTATTTAGATTCTTTTGAAAATTTATGGAAACAATTAATGGAAAAAAAATTAGTTAACCATACTTTAGAAGAAATTAAGAATACAGATTTATTCAAATATTCTCCATACAAAACTTTTACTAATCAGCAAAATTCTATTGTTAAATCTATAATCAACAAAATTTTAAATGATCATAATAGTAATCATAAAAATTTTATTATCGAGGGAGGCGCAGGAACAGGGAAAAGTGTTTTAGCTGTATATTTGGTTAAGCAATTAACGGATATATTTAAAGAAAAAAATATTGATGTTAATATAGCTCTTGTCGTTCCAGTAAAATCATTGAGAAAAACTTATAAAGAGGTATTTGGACAAATTTATGGATTAAAAAAATCTATGGTTGTATCTCCAACGGAAACCTTTAAAAAAGATTATGATATTTTAATTGTTGATGAGGCACATAGGCTAAAACGTAGATTTGGACTGACAAATTATAAATCTTTTGACAACAATAATAAGAAAATTAAGGATGAAAATGGAACAGAATTAGATTGGATTTTAAATAATTCGAAATATTCAATATTTTTTTATGATAGAGGACAATCTGTATTACCATCTGATGTAAGAAGCTCTCAATTTAGAAAAATTATGACTAAAGATAATATCTACAAATTAGATACTCAAATGAGAGTTATAGCAGGAGATGAGTATATCAATTTTATTAATGAACTATTTAAAGATAATAATTTATACCGTTTAAATCAATATTCTATCAAAGACTATGATCTAAAATTATTTACAAATTTAGATAATATGATTAATAGTATTAAAAAATTAGATGATGAGTATGGACTATGTAGGATAGTCGCAGGTTATTCATGGGATTGGAAAACTAAAGAATTAACTTATAAGGAAGCTATAGAGAAGGATATCTATGATATTGTGATTGGAAATACCAAATTAATATGGAATAAAAAGGATGAAGACTGGATTAATAGTGAAAATTCTATTAATGAAGTTGGTTGTATACATACAGTTCAAGGATATGATCTTAATTACGTTGGGGTAATTTTCGGAAAAGAAATAGATTATATTGATGGTCACTTTGTAATATATAAAGATAATTATAAAGATAAAAAAGGTAAATTGAAGGCTACCGAAATTTCTTTGAAGGATTATGAAGCTTCTTTAAAAGAGTATATTATTAAAATTTATAAAGTTTTACTAAGTAGAGGGATTAAAGGATGTTATATCTACTGTGTAAATCCAGGATTGAGAGAATATTTTTCTAAAGCATTTGATATAGCATCTCATTAA
- a CDS encoding bacteriocin immunity protein, which produces MSKKEEQQLLQQIHLAYNDVVKTSPEFAQLLLDAYQSIEKGESYQIICTRIGYTCAKYALNHYSELTENVANCIQLIEKIDRTYRGWATII; this is translated from the coding sequence ATGTCAAAAAAAGAAGAGCAACAATTGTTGCAGCAAATTCATTTAGCGTATAACGATGTAGTGAAGACAAGTCCTGAATTTGCACAATTATTATTGGATGCGTATCAATCGATTGAAAAAGGCGAATCCTATCAAATTATTTGTACAAGAATTGGCTATACTTGTGCTAAGTATGCATTGAATCATTATTCAGAATTAACAGAAAATGTCGCCAATTGCATTCAATTGATTGAAAAAATTGATCGTACCTATCGAGGATGGGCAACGATTATTTAA
- a CDS encoding bacteriocin immunity protein encodes MKWYAGGQERKKVAMKLLIELYQSTEDPILKEFFAKYIRELDWGTSIPFALSAMNIEMASVLLKNKILLTKEQEEKVEELRKMSNIRYGYPN; translated from the coding sequence ATGAAGTGGTATGCTGGGGGACAAGAACGAAAAAAGGTCGCAATGAAATTATTGATTGAGTTATATCAATCGACAGAAGACCCTATTTTAAAAGAATTCTTTGCGAAATACATTAGAGAGTTAGATTGGGGGACTTCGATTCCTTTTGCATTAAGCGCGATGAATATTGAAATGGCAAGTGTCTTGTTGAAAAATAAAATTCTATTGACAAAAGAACAGGAAGAAAAAGTCGAAGAATTGAGAAAAATGTCAAATATTCGCTATGGTTACCCTAACTAA